In Halosegnis marinus, one genomic interval encodes:
- a CDS encoding glutaredoxin family protein, which translates to MSEPVTLYRLQGCPFCERVVRSLQDHGVEYESRFVEARHSRRDAVKRVSGSRTVPAVVDPNTGVTMSESANIVEYVEGTYGQREGEKVRTDGGTRERGGE; encoded by the coding sequence ATGTCCGAACCCGTCACGCTGTACCGGCTACAGGGATGCCCGTTCTGCGAGCGCGTCGTCCGGTCGCTCCAGGACCACGGCGTCGAGTACGAGTCGCGGTTCGTCGAGGCGCGCCACTCCCGCCGGGACGCCGTCAAGCGCGTCTCCGGCTCCCGAACCGTCCCGGCCGTCGTGGACCCGAACACCGGCGTCACGATGTCGGAGTCGGCCAACATCGTCGAGTACGTCGAGGGGACCTACGGCCAGCGCGAGGGCGAGAAGGTCCGCACCGACGGCGGGACCCGCGAACGAGGTGGCGAGTAG
- a CDS encoding redoxin domain-containing protein, producing MDFDVIEFEETEHVGPGDEAPDFTRPLVNDEYWQDASLSDLAEDDPVLLVFHPMDGDFPATYIWQEIRDREWLDYDAELVGLSISTPYEHKTFIRDWRDFDDFRFFSDPANGVAEAYGIVHDLDGMAGVAEPKPAVYLINEDMTVEWAWVAEEWPDFPPYDAIEDELADL from the coding sequence ATGGACTTCGACGTCATCGAGTTCGAGGAGACGGAGCACGTCGGCCCCGGCGACGAGGCGCCCGACTTCACCCGCCCGCTCGTCAACGACGAGTACTGGCAGGACGCGTCGCTCTCCGACCTCGCCGAGGACGACCCCGTCCTGCTCGTCTTCCACCCGATGGACGGCGACTTCCCGGCGACGTACATCTGGCAGGAGATACGCGACCGCGAGTGGCTCGACTACGACGCGGAGCTCGTGGGGCTGTCCATCTCGACGCCGTACGAGCACAAGACGTTCATCCGCGACTGGCGCGACTTCGACGACTTCCGGTTCTTCTCCGACCCGGCCAACGGCGTCGCGGAGGCGTACGGCATCGTCCACGACCTCGACGGGATGGCGGGCGTCGCGGAGCCGAAGCCGGCCGTCTACCTGATAAACGAGGACATGACCGTCGAGTGGGCGTGGGTCGCCGAGGAGTGGCCCGACTTCCCGCCGTACGACGCGATAGAGGACGAACTCGCGGACCT
- a CDS encoding phosphoglucomutase/phosphomannomutase family protein, whose amino-acid sequence MDEIAFGTDGWRATLDTFTDGRVRVVGQAVADYLRAAGRDAPVAVGYDARETSRGFAESLCDVLTANGFDCILPERDTPTPVVAWTVRERGLAGALMVTASHNPPEYNGVKFLPETGAPALPAVTGRVEANLREPEALPEAEHGTVTETDLVGDYLDHALGLADADLSGLTVAYDAMHGSGRGVTDRLLERAGAEVVRLRCDRDPTFGGTPPEPTGTRLGDLVRAVETGEADLGIANDGDADRIGVVTPGRGYLDPNRYFAALYDYLLESHEGDAVRTVSTTFLIDRVAEAHGHTAHETAVGFKWVAEAMLEHDALLGGEESGGFGLRGHLPNKDGVAFALLTAAAEAAEPFDERVRRVLDEHGEVVQDRVSVDCPDDRKEAVLDALEGEIPDSVAGASVERVATVDGFKLLLADGSWLLVRPSGTEPKLRVYAESSSTRRVKAVLAEGEALVKSLV is encoded by the coding sequence ATGGACGAGATCGCGTTCGGGACCGACGGGTGGCGCGCCACCCTCGACACCTTCACCGACGGGCGCGTCCGGGTCGTCGGGCAGGCCGTCGCGGACTACCTCCGCGCGGCGGGCCGCGACGCGCCGGTCGCCGTCGGCTACGACGCCCGCGAGACCTCGCGCGGCTTCGCCGAGTCGCTGTGCGACGTGCTGACGGCGAACGGCTTCGACTGCATCCTCCCCGAGCGCGACACCCCGACGCCCGTGGTCGCGTGGACCGTCCGGGAGCGCGGCCTCGCGGGCGCGCTGATGGTGACGGCGAGCCACAACCCTCCGGAGTACAACGGCGTGAAGTTCCTCCCCGAGACGGGCGCGCCCGCCCTCCCGGCGGTCACGGGGCGCGTAGAGGCGAACCTCCGCGAGCCCGAAGCCCTCCCCGAGGCGGAGCACGGGACGGTAACCGAGACGGACCTCGTCGGGGACTACCTCGACCACGCGCTCGGCCTCGCGGACGCCGACCTCTCCGGGCTGACGGTCGCGTACGACGCGATGCACGGCTCCGGGCGCGGGGTGACCGACCGCCTGCTCGAACGCGCCGGCGCGGAGGTGGTGCGCCTCCGCTGCGACCGCGACCCGACGTTCGGGGGCACCCCGCCGGAGCCGACGGGGACGCGCCTCGGCGACCTGGTCCGCGCCGTCGAGACGGGCGAGGCGGACCTCGGTATCGCCAACGACGGCGACGCCGACCGCATCGGCGTCGTCACGCCGGGCCGGGGCTACCTCGACCCGAACCGCTACTTCGCCGCGCTGTACGACTACCTGCTCGAATCGCACGAGGGAGACGCCGTCCGAACCGTCTCCACGACGTTCCTCATCGACCGCGTGGCCGAGGCACACGGCCACACGGCCCACGAGACGGCGGTCGGCTTCAAGTGGGTCGCCGAGGCGATGCTCGAACACGACGCGCTCCTCGGCGGCGAGGAGTCGGGCGGCTTCGGCCTGCGGGGCCACCTCCCGAACAAGGACGGGGTCGCGTTCGCGCTGCTCACGGCGGCGGCGGAGGCCGCGGAACCGTTCGACGAGCGCGTCCGCCGGGTGCTCGACGAGCACGGCGAGGTGGTACAGGACCGCGTGAGCGTGGACTGCCCGGACGACCGGAAGGAGGCCGTCCTCGACGCGCTGGAGGGCGAGATACCCGACTCGGTCGCGGGCGCGAGCGTCGAGCGGGTGGCGACGGTGGACGGCTTCAAACTCCTGCTCGCGGACGGGTCGTGGCTCCTCGTGCGGCCGAGCGGGACGGAGCCGAAGCTCCGGGTGTACGCGGAGTCCTCCTCGACGCGGCGCGTGAAGGCCGTCCTCGCGGAGGGCGAGGCCCTGGTGAAATCGCTCGTCTAG
- a CDS encoding GNAT family N-acetyltransferase — translation MNVREARPDERLAVRSIFDVAMLQVPDLLSMELLVAVEDDRVLGAAAVEADGIGDPGEVHAVAVRPRRRGQGIGTALVAAAEERWDPVVAEFDERVRPFYDALDFEVEATGNGRFRGEKRTDAG, via the coding sequence ATGAACGTCCGTGAGGCCCGACCCGACGAGCGCCTCGCGGTCCGGTCCATCTTCGACGTGGCGATGCTGCAGGTCCCCGACCTCCTCTCGATGGAACTGCTCGTCGCCGTCGAGGACGACCGGGTGCTCGGCGCGGCCGCCGTGGAGGCCGACGGCATCGGCGACCCCGGCGAGGTCCACGCCGTCGCGGTCCGGCCCCGCCGCCGCGGGCAGGGCATCGGCACCGCGCTCGTCGCCGCCGCCGAGGAGCGGTGGGACCCCGTCGTCGCGGAGTTCGACGAGCGCGTCCGGCCCTTCTACGACGCGCTCGACTTCGAGGTGGAGGCGACCGGGAACGGGCGGTTCCGCGGCGAGAAGCGTACCGACGCCGGCTAG
- a CDS encoding hemolysin family protein produces MGAVASTAVVAQAGSEVPFGLSEPAFVGLGAAVIAFLIVLSAFFSSSEIALFSLASHRVESLAEDGVRGAGTLKELRDDPHRLLITILVGNNIVNIAMSSIATGLFAVFLTQGQAVIAATFGITALVLLFGESAPKSYAVENTESWSLRVARPLKIAEYVLLPLIVLFDHLTRIVNKVTGGRSAIETSYVTREEIRDIIETGEREGVIEEDEREMFQRVFRFNNTIAKEVMTPRLDMTAIPVEADAAEAIETCIQSGHARLPVYEGSLDNVVGVVHIRDLVRDLNYGEHEELDLDAVIEPILHVPESKNVDELLKEMRENRTPLVIVIDEFGTTEGLLTMEDLTEEIVGEILEGGEEEPIEFTDDDTALVRGEVNIEDVNEKLEIELPEGEEFETIAGFIFNRAGRLVEEGEVITYENVEIRVEEVENTRILKARVTRFPEEDDEEEEGAIEAED; encoded by the coding sequence ATGGGTGCAGTAGCTTCGACGGCGGTGGTCGCACAGGCCGGCTCCGAGGTCCCCTTCGGATTGAGCGAGCCGGCGTTCGTCGGGCTCGGCGCCGCCGTCATCGCCTTCCTCATCGTGCTGTCGGCGTTCTTCTCCTCCTCCGAGATAGCGCTGTTCTCGCTCGCCAGCCACCGCGTCGAGTCGCTCGCCGAGGACGGCGTCCGGGGGGCGGGGACGCTGAAGGAACTGCGCGACGACCCCCACCGCCTGCTCATCACCATCCTCGTCGGCAACAACATCGTCAACATCGCGATGTCGTCCATCGCCACGGGGCTGTTCGCGGTGTTCCTCACGCAGGGGCAGGCCGTCATCGCCGCGACGTTCGGCATCACGGCGCTCGTGCTGCTGTTCGGCGAGTCGGCGCCCAAGAGCTACGCCGTCGAGAACACCGAGTCGTGGTCGCTGCGGGTCGCCCGCCCCCTGAAGATAGCCGAGTACGTCCTCCTACCGCTCATCGTCCTGTTCGACCACCTCACCCGCATCGTCAACAAGGTCACGGGCGGCCGGTCGGCCATCGAGACCTCCTACGTCACCCGCGAGGAGATACGCGACATCATCGAGACCGGCGAGCGCGAGGGCGTCATCGAGGAGGACGAGCGCGAGATGTTCCAGCGCGTCTTCCGGTTCAACAACACCATCGCCAAGGAGGTGATGACCCCGCGGCTCGACATGACGGCCATCCCCGTCGAGGCCGACGCCGCCGAGGCCATCGAGACGTGTATCCAGTCGGGCCACGCCCGCCTCCCCGTCTACGAGGGGAGCCTCGACAACGTGGTCGGCGTCGTCCACATCCGCGACCTCGTGCGCGACCTGAACTACGGGGAACACGAGGAACTCGACCTCGACGCCGTCATCGAACCGATACTCCACGTCCCCGAGTCGAAGAACGTCGACGAGCTGCTGAAGGAGATGCGCGAGAACCGGACGCCGCTCGTCATCGTCATCGACGAGTTCGGGACGACGGAGGGGCTGCTCACGATGGAGGACCTCACCGAGGAGATCGTCGGCGAGATACTCGAGGGCGGCGAGGAGGAGCCCATCGAGTTCACCGACGACGACACGGCGCTGGTCCGCGGCGAGGTGAACATCGAGGACGTCAACGAGAAGCTCGAGATAGAGCTCCCCGAGGGCGAGGAGTTCGAGACCATCGCCGGCTTCATCTTCAACCGCGCCGGCCGCCTCGTCGAGGAGGGGGAGGTCATCACCTACGAGAACGTCGAGATACGCGTCGAGGAGGTCGAGAACACCCGTATCCTGAAGGCGCGCGTCACGCGGTTCCCCGAGGAGGACGACGAGGAGGAGGAAGGGGCCATCGAGGCCGAGGACTGA
- the samp2 gene encoding ubiquitin-like small modifier protein SAMP2, with protein sequence MRVDCEVVGEGVETVTLDADADYGDLLAALGYSRHEATVLVGDSPVPEDAPVAADEVRVLRLIKGG encoded by the coding sequence ATGCGCGTGGACTGCGAGGTGGTCGGCGAGGGGGTGGAGACGGTGACGCTCGACGCCGACGCCGACTACGGGGACCTGCTCGCGGCGCTCGGCTACTCCCGCCACGAGGCCACGGTGCTCGTCGGCGACAGCCCGGTCCCAGAGGACGCCCCCGTCGCGGCCGACGAGGTCCGCGTCCTCAGGCTCATCAAGGGCGGATAG
- a CDS encoding MATE family efflux transporter yields the protein MLDVSSEDITEGNLARALVFLATPLAAQGLVRVGEAVIDLFWLGRLSGDAVAGVGLADSFYALVIAAVIYAPMVGTQVLVSQRVGSDDDESARLTAFNGMVLGAVLAVVGGVLAFLFIDPVVGFLAGLESGGGGVNVEESATTYLRVIFLGLSLAVVSDVLEMVYIGHGDSKTSLYMNVVPVLVNVTLDPLLIFGYGPFPRLEVQGAALATVTSWGAGLLFGLVVLRTSRGTGLFSRAQARLDRATMRDLLDTGAPIAGQNLARQVARFAMVVVAFLAGGGAGVAAYYLGARVAGVSFVPAGGLKNALQSVVGQNIGAERADRADRATRVAFAIAVGLLTVVGVVQLLVPGAVVDLLAPTLDGTARGFAVDYLTILAYGYPAIGAAYMLEGGFNGTGRTKVPFVSTVLQFYAVRLPIGVGGALLLDFGVQAVFWGVTVSNVVVAVGLGAYYLRSVNGGMMRRAAGTAAD from the coding sequence ATGCTCGACGTCTCGTCCGAGGACATCACGGAGGGGAACCTCGCACGGGCGCTGGTGTTCCTCGCCACCCCGCTGGCGGCACAGGGGTTAGTCCGCGTTGGCGAGGCGGTCATCGACCTGTTCTGGCTCGGCCGGCTGAGCGGCGACGCGGTCGCGGGGGTCGGCCTCGCCGATTCCTTCTACGCGCTCGTCATCGCGGCGGTGATTTACGCGCCGATGGTCGGTACCCAGGTCCTCGTCTCCCAGCGGGTCGGGAGCGACGACGACGAGTCGGCACGGCTGACCGCGTTCAACGGGATGGTGCTCGGGGCCGTCCTCGCCGTCGTCGGGGGGGTGCTCGCGTTCCTGTTCATCGACCCGGTGGTCGGCTTCCTCGCGGGGCTGGAGTCGGGCGGTGGCGGCGTGAACGTCGAGGAGAGCGCGACGACCTACCTACGCGTGATATTCCTCGGCCTGTCGCTCGCCGTCGTCTCGGACGTGCTGGAGATGGTGTACATCGGCCACGGCGACTCGAAGACCTCGCTGTACATGAACGTCGTTCCGGTCCTCGTGAACGTGACGCTGGACCCGCTGCTCATCTTCGGCTACGGGCCGTTCCCGCGCCTGGAGGTGCAGGGCGCGGCGCTCGCCACGGTGACGAGTTGGGGCGCGGGGCTGCTGTTCGGGCTGGTCGTCCTCCGTACCTCGCGCGGGACGGGGCTGTTCTCGCGGGCGCAGGCGCGGCTGGACCGCGCGACGATGCGCGACCTGCTCGACACGGGCGCGCCCATCGCCGGGCAGAACCTCGCCCGGCAGGTCGCGCGGTTCGCGATGGTCGTCGTCGCCTTCCTCGCGGGCGGCGGCGCGGGCGTCGCGGCCTACTACCTCGGCGCGCGGGTCGCGGGCGTCTCGTTCGTCCCGGCGGGCGGACTGAAGAACGCGCTCCAGAGCGTCGTCGGGCAGAACATCGGCGCCGAGCGGGCCGACCGCGCCGACCGGGCGACCCGCGTGGCGTTCGCCATCGCCGTCGGCCTGCTCACCGTCGTCGGCGTCGTCCAGTTGCTCGTTCCGGGGGCCGTCGTGGACCTGCTCGCCCCGACGCTCGACGGGACCGCGCGCGGCTTCGCGGTGGACTACCTCACCATCCTCGCCTACGGCTACCCCGCCATCGGCGCGGCGTACATGCTCGAAGGGGGGTTCAACGGCACCGGGCGCACGAAGGTGCCGTTCGTCTCCACCGTGCTGCAGTTCTACGCGGTTCGGCTCCCCATCGGGGTCGGCGGCGCGCTGCTGCTCGACTTCGGCGTGCAGGCGGTGTTCTGGGGCGTCACCGTCTCGAACGTCGTCGTCGCCGTCGGCCTCGGCGCGTACTACCTCCGCTCGGTGAACGGCGGGATGATGCGCCGGGCCGCGGGCACGGCCGCGGACTGA
- a CDS encoding DEAD/DEAH box helicase, with product MATTYSVAEAVPEFADAFGFDEFNRMQSAALPAVLERDGNVVVSAPTASGKTALAELAICKTLAEGGTALFLAPLRALTNEKEAEWDRFEEMGYSVYVVTGERDLNPRRAERADILVMTPEKADSATRKHDTNRYAFVTDVDCCVIDEVHLLDSEKRGAVLEVTVSRLRRLCDPRVVALSATMPNVEDVAAWLDAPDECTFEFGDEYRPVPLHAGVETYANGDNAFQDKYRRLYRALDLAQPHIEDGGQSLVFVSSRQDTVQAAKKARDVLAERDVEMGARGDYDLHTDAQDLRNDTLRQSVVDGVAFHHAGLSREDKNAVEEWFKQGKVQLLFSTSTLAWGVNLPARCVVIRDTKLHDPLEGEVDMSPLDVLQMLGRAGRPGYDDKGYAYVVCEGRDADKYRRLLREGKEIESRLAGELDSHLNAEIALGTIRDLDDVMAWLKTTFYYVRAQSAPDQYRFGGKLRERVRETLQDLVESGFVETDSELRVEGTALGRLASKFYLRLETAEGFKRLADRAAADGADLSESDVLRAVANAAEFDSVSARRDERDAVRAVLGPEGDDMEPGNRKVLAICRASMDGTTPGELQSDAWVIRQNALRMLAALREFLDRFAGPRAANVARRAEARVENGISAEAVGLTAIDGVGKGRAQKLATEGLTTPADVVDAGVPGLVEAGLSEGLAERVLAQARDLPVVAVEWGDFPGSVAHGTSEMCDVTVRNGGGGARAEIRVTVNGVEMSSESRYLGDATLPVGVFGADADELEFRVEVSFADLPLVPTSETRTVAVE from the coding sequence GTGGCAACGACGTACAGCGTCGCGGAGGCCGTTCCGGAGTTCGCCGACGCGTTCGGCTTCGACGAGTTCAACCGGATGCAGTCGGCGGCGCTGCCGGCCGTCCTCGAACGCGACGGCAACGTCGTCGTGAGCGCGCCCACCGCCAGCGGCAAGACCGCGCTCGCGGAACTCGCTATCTGCAAGACGCTCGCCGAGGGGGGCACGGCGCTGTTCCTCGCTCCCCTGCGCGCGCTGACGAACGAGAAGGAGGCCGAGTGGGACCGCTTCGAGGAGATGGGCTACTCCGTCTACGTCGTGACGGGCGAGCGCGACCTGAACCCCCGGCGCGCGGAGCGGGCCGACATCCTCGTGATGACGCCGGAGAAGGCCGACTCCGCGACCCGGAAGCACGACACGAACCGCTACGCGTTCGTCACCGACGTGGACTGCTGTGTCATCGACGAGGTCCACCTGCTCGACTCCGAGAAGCGCGGCGCGGTGCTGGAAGTGACCGTCTCGCGGCTCCGGCGGCTCTGCGACCCGCGGGTCGTCGCGCTGTCGGCGACGATGCCGAACGTCGAGGACGTGGCCGCGTGGCTCGACGCCCCCGACGAGTGTACCTTCGAGTTCGGCGACGAGTACCGGCCCGTTCCCCTCCACGCGGGCGTCGAGACGTACGCGAACGGCGACAACGCCTTCCAGGACAAGTACCGGCGGCTCTACCGCGCGCTCGACCTCGCACAGCCGCACATCGAGGACGGCGGGCAGTCGCTCGTCTTCGTCTCCTCGCGGCAGGACACGGTGCAGGCGGCGAAGAAGGCCCGCGACGTGCTCGCCGAGCGCGACGTGGAGATGGGCGCGCGCGGCGACTACGACCTCCACACCGACGCGCAGGACCTGCGCAACGACACGCTCCGCCAGTCCGTCGTGGACGGCGTCGCCTTCCACCACGCCGGCCTCTCCCGGGAGGACAAGAACGCCGTCGAGGAGTGGTTCAAGCAGGGGAAGGTCCAACTGCTCTTCTCCACCTCGACGCTGGCGTGGGGCGTCAACCTCCCCGCGCGGTGTGTCGTCATCCGCGACACGAAGCTCCACGACCCCCTCGAAGGGGAGGTGGACATGAGCCCGCTCGACGTGCTCCAGATGCTCGGGCGCGCGGGCCGGCCCGGCTACGACGACAAGGGGTACGCCTACGTCGTCTGTGAGGGCCGCGACGCCGACAAGTACCGGCGGCTCCTCCGCGAGGGCAAGGAGATAGAGTCGCGGCTCGCGGGGGAACTCGACTCGCATCTCAACGCGGAGATCGCGCTCGGGACCATCCGGGACCTCGACGACGTGATGGCGTGGCTGAAAACGACGTTCTACTACGTCCGCGCCCAGTCCGCCCCCGACCAGTACCGCTTCGGGGGGAAGCTCCGCGAGCGCGTCCGCGAGACCCTACAGGACCTCGTGGAGTCCGGGTTCGTGGAGACGGACTCGGAACTCCGCGTCGAGGGGACGGCACTCGGCCGGCTGGCCTCGAAGTTCTACCTCCGGTTGGAGACCGCGGAGGGGTTCAAGCGGCTGGCCGACCGCGCCGCCGCCGACGGCGCCGACCTCTCCGAGAGCGACGTGTTGCGGGCGGTCGCGAACGCCGCGGAGTTCGACAGCGTGAGCGCCCGGCGCGACGAGCGCGACGCGGTCCGCGCCGTCCTCGGGCCCGAGGGGGACGACATGGAGCCGGGCAACCGGAAGGTGCTCGCCATCTGTCGCGCGTCGATGGACGGCACCACGCCCGGCGAACTCCAGTCGGACGCGTGGGTCATCAGGCAGAACGCGCTGCGGATGCTCGCGGCGCTGCGCGAGTTCCTCGACCGCTTCGCCGGGCCGCGGGCCGCGAACGTCGCCCGCCGCGCCGAGGCCCGCGTCGAGAACGGCATCTCCGCGGAGGCGGTCGGCCTCACGGCCATCGACGGCGTCGGGAAGGGCCGCGCCCAGAAGCTCGCGACGGAGGGACTCACCACCCCCGCGGACGTGGTCGACGCGGGCGTCCCCGGCCTCGTCGAGGCGGGGCTCTCGGAGGGGCTGGCCGAGCGCGTGCTCGCACAGGCGCGCGACCTCCCCGTCGTCGCCGTGGAGTGGGGCGACTTCCCCGGCAGCGTCGCGCACGGCACCAGCGAGATGTGCGACGTGACCGTCCGCAACGGGGGCGGCGGCGCGCGCGCCGAGATACGGGTGACGGTCAACGGGGTCGAGATGTCCTCGGAGTCGCGCTACCTCGGGGACGCGACGCTTCCGGTGGGAGTGTTCGGCGCGGACGCCGACGAACTGGAGTTCCGGGTCGAGGTGTCGTTCGCGGACCTCCCGCTCGTCCCGACGAGCGAGACGCGGACGGTCGCGGTGGAGTAG
- the leuS gene encoding leucine--tRNA ligase — MSDDGYDHTAVERRWQDRWDEADAYRTPDDAEDPTYVLGMYPYPSGQLHMGHVRNYTITDAYARFRRMCGDDVLHPMGWDAFGLPAENAAKERDSNPRDWTFDCIDTMRGQMESMGFGYDWDREVTTCVPEYYRWNQWLFSRFHDAGLVERDESEVNWCPSCETVLADEQVEGEAELCWRCDTPVEQRELDQWFLKITEYADELLDDIDRLEGWPDSVRQMQRNWIGRQEGTRLPFRVDAPDGERTVEAFTTRADTAFGATFFALAPDHEISRAVAERDEGVRRFVEEEADPDGDEPNGVATDLTATNPVTGEDLPVFVADFVLSDVGTGALMGVPGHDERDHAFAEKLGIDIVPVVAPSAEDVPDVSESAYTEDGVVVDSGDYSGLTSEDAREAITADTEGAEATTQYRLRDWGISRQRYWGTPIPVVHCDDCGPVLVPEEDLPVELPEFINTTGNPLDAAEEWKATTCPDCGGDATRETDTMDTFVDSSWYFLRYVSPDLADAPFDTGRANDWMPVDHYVGGDEHAVMHLLYARFFTKVLADEEGLEHREPFENLLAQGMVRLDGSKMSKSKGNVVSPQEIVESYGADTARLFIMQAAQPERAFDWTDEGVRSTRAFLDRLYEDVTGEIPGGAGERDAAAAYVADETDAVVDIARREYDDLTFNTAVREAQELARTVRGYVEFADAPHRATVERALRAVVKLLAPVAPHIAEELWDELDGEGMVVDAAWPEPEGDTSDADARRRLVENTREDVRDIVEVAGIEDPTRIDVVVTPAWKHRALEIAIESDAPNVISEIMGVDEIREQGDAAASYGQDLQAEREALTRALAPEHEHEALERAAWLLEREFDAEVRVLTADEADDDTVRKAEPGRPAIDIAE; from the coding sequence ATGAGCGACGACGGTTACGACCACACCGCGGTCGAACGACGCTGGCAGGACCGGTGGGACGAGGCCGACGCCTACCGCACGCCCGACGACGCCGAGGACCCGACGTACGTGCTGGGGATGTACCCCTACCCCTCGGGGCAACTGCACATGGGCCACGTCCGGAACTACACTATCACCGACGCGTACGCGCGCTTCCGCCGGATGTGCGGCGACGACGTGCTCCACCCGATGGGGTGGGACGCGTTCGGCCTCCCCGCCGAGAACGCCGCGAAGGAGCGCGACTCGAACCCCCGCGACTGGACGTTCGACTGCATCGACACGATGCGCGGCCAGATGGAGTCGATGGGATTCGGCTACGACTGGGACCGGGAGGTGACGACCTGCGTCCCGGAGTACTACCGGTGGAACCAGTGGCTGTTCTCCCGCTTCCACGACGCCGGCCTCGTCGAGCGCGACGAGTCCGAGGTGAACTGGTGTCCCTCCTGCGAGACGGTGCTGGCGGACGAGCAGGTGGAGGGCGAGGCGGAACTGTGCTGGCGGTGTGACACCCCCGTCGAGCAGCGCGAACTGGACCAGTGGTTCCTGAAAATTACGGAGTACGCCGACGAACTGCTGGACGACATCGACCGGCTGGAGGGGTGGCCCGACTCCGTCCGCCAGATGCAGCGCAACTGGATCGGTCGCCAGGAGGGGACGCGTCTGCCCTTCCGCGTCGACGCCCCCGACGGCGAGCGGACGGTCGAGGCGTTCACCACGCGCGCCGACACGGCCTTCGGCGCGACGTTCTTCGCTTTGGCCCCGGACCACGAGATATCGCGCGCGGTCGCCGAGCGCGACGAGGGCGTGCGCCGGTTCGTCGAGGAGGAGGCCGACCCGGACGGCGACGAGCCGAACGGCGTGGCGACGGACCTGACGGCGACGAACCCCGTGACGGGCGAGGATCTGCCCGTCTTCGTCGCGGACTTCGTCCTCTCGGACGTGGGCACGGGCGCGCTGATGGGCGTCCCCGGCCACGACGAGCGCGACCACGCCTTCGCGGAGAAACTGGGCATCGACATCGTTCCCGTCGTCGCGCCGAGCGCCGAGGACGTGCCGGACGTCTCGGAGTCCGCCTACACGGAGGACGGCGTCGTCGTCGACAGCGGCGACTACTCCGGCCTGACGAGCGAGGACGCCCGCGAGGCCATCACGGCCGACACCGAGGGCGCCGAGGCGACGACGCAGTACCGCCTGCGCGACTGGGGTATCTCCCGCCAGCGCTACTGGGGGACCCCCATCCCGGTCGTCCACTGCGACGACTGCGGCCCCGTCCTGGTGCCCGAGGAGGACCTGCCGGTCGAACTGCCGGAGTTCATCAACACGACCGGGAACCCGCTGGACGCGGCCGAGGAGTGGAAGGCGACGACCTGTCCCGACTGCGGCGGCGACGCGACCCGCGAGACGGACACGATGGACACCTTCGTGGACTCCTCGTGGTACTTCCTGCGGTACGTCTCGCCCGACCTGGCGGACGCGCCGTTCGACACCGGGCGCGCGAACGACTGGATGCCGGTGGACCACTACGTCGGCGGCGACGAACACGCCGTGATGCACCTGCTGTACGCGCGCTTCTTCACCAAGGTGCTGGCCGACGAGGAGGGGTTAGAGCACCGCGAGCCGTTCGAGAACCTGCTGGCGCAGGGGATGGTCCGGCTGGACGGCTCGAAGATGTCGAAGTCGAAGGGGAACGTCGTCTCCCCGCAGGAGATCGTCGAGTCGTACGGCGCGGACACGGCCCGCCTGTTCATCATGCAGGCCGCCCAGCCGGAACGCGCCTTCGACTGGACCGACGAGGGCGTCCGCTCGACGCGGGCGTTCCTGGACCGCCTGTACGAGGACGTGACCGGCGAGATACCCGGCGGGGCGGGCGAGCGCGACGCCGCGGCCGCCTACGTCGCCGACGAGACGGACGCGGTCGTCGACATCGCGCGCCGCGAGTACGACGACCTGACGTTCAACACCGCCGTGCGCGAGGCGCAGGAACTGGCCCGGACAGTGCGCGGCTACGTCGAGTTCGCGGACGCGCCCCACCGCGCGACCGTCGAGCGCGCCCTGCGCGCCGTCGTGAAACTGCTGGCCCCGGTCGCGCCCCACATCGCGGAGGAGCTGTGGGACGAGCTCGACGGTGAGGGTATGGTCGTCGACGCCGCGTGGCCCGAACCCGAGGGCGACACGAGCGACGCCGACGCCCGGCGGCGGCTGGTGGAGAACACCCGCGAGGACGTGCGCGACATCGTCGAGGTCGCGGGTATCGAGGACCCGACGCGCATCGACGTGGTCGTCACCCCCGCGTGGAAGCACCGCGCGCTGGAGATAGCGATAGAGTCGGACGCCCCGAACGTCATCTCCGAGATAATGGGCGTCGACGAGATACGCGAGCAGGGCGACGCCGCCGCGTCGTACGGACAGGACCTGCAGGCCGAGCGGGAGGCGTTGACCCGCGCGCTGGCCCCCGAGCACGAGCACGAGGCGCTGGAGCGGGCCGCGTGGCTGCTGGAACGCGAGTTCGACGCCGAGGTGCGCGTGCTGACGGCCGACGAGGCCGACGACGACACGGTCCGGAAGGCCGAACCCGGGCGGCCCGCCATCGACATCGCGGAGTAG